From Quercus lobata isolate SW786 chromosome 1, ValleyOak3.0 Primary Assembly, whole genome shotgun sequence, one genomic window encodes:
- the LOC115988209 gene encoding receptor-like protein kinase HERK 1: MMGYRKAELFTWVVSFLCLSCLSSGFNPVDNYLIDCGSSTNTSVDSRVFIADNLASNLLSTPQDVLAKSNLTSITLFSDSPLYQTARVFTGSSKYTFSIHQSGRHWIRLYFYPFVYKSYNMSVANFAVSTQDHVLLSNFRVTSAAVVKEFSLNVTSNDLVITFTPSANSIAFLNAIEVVSVPDALISDDAHTISPAGDFQGLLSMALETVWRVNMGGPTVTPNNDTLWRTWIPDQRFLVQPNAATNASNIAAVKYVKGGATQDTAPPTVYGTATEMNSANNPNSNFNVSWEFDVDVGFEYLVRFHFCDIVSASLNELYFNVYIDPWIVVRELDLSTYVNELAAAYYMDYVTVTAVSNKLRISIGPYTIKGTYPNAILNGLEIMKLNNSKGSLSAADAVINSSSKKNVGVMVGTIIGAFIALVLAGILFMLFRKRRRLARQRLSKTWIPISTNGGNSQSMVSKYSNGTTLSAISNIGYRIPFAAVQEATNNFDESWVIGIGGFGKVYKGVLSDGTKVAVKRGNPRSQQGLAEFQTEIEMLSQFRHRHLVSLIGYCDEKNEMILIYEYMENGTLKSHLYGSGLPSMSWKERLEICIGSARGLHYLHTGYAKAVIHRDVKSANILLDENLMAKVADFGLSKTGPEIDQTHVSTAVKGSFGYLDPEYFRRQQLTEKSDVYSFGVVLFEVLCARPVIDPSLPREMVNLAEWAMKWQKRGQLDQIIDSSLVGKIRPDSLRKFGETAEKCLADFGVDRPSMGDVLWNLEYALQLQEAVIDGDPEENSTNLIGELSPQVNNFGDSNTSISATQFEVSAVDDLSGVSMSKVFSQLVKSEGR, encoded by the coding sequence ATGATGGGTTATAGAAAAGCTGAATTGTTTACCTGGGTTGTATCATTTTTGTGCTTGTCATGCTTGTCTAGTGGATTTAATCCAGTAGACAATTACCTTATAGACTGTGGATCATCCACAAATACTTCAGTTGATAGCCGGGTATTCATTGCTGATAACCTGGCTTCAAATTTGCTTTCAACCCCTCAAGATGTTCTTGCCAAATCCAATTTGACATCCATCACACTCTTCTCAGATTCACCGCTGTATCAGACAGCCAGAGTCTTTACTGGATCCTCAAAATACACCTTTTCAATCCACCAGAGTGGGAGGCACTGGATCCGCCTCTATTTCTATCCATTCGTATACAAAAGTTACAATATGAGTGTGGCAAATTTTGCTGTCTCAACTCAAGACCATGTCCTTCTGAGCAATTTCAGAGTGACAAGCGCTGCTGTTGTTAAAGAATTTTCTCTAAATGTGACGTCAAATGACCTTGTAATCACCTTTACCCCTTCTGCCAATTCAATCGCCTTCCTGAATGCCATAGAAGTGGTTTCAGTCCCTGATGCGCTCATTAGCGATGATGCCCATACCATTAGTCCAGCAGGAGATTTCCAAGGGTTGTTGTCTATGGCACTTGAGACGGTTTGGAGGGTGAACATGGGTGGGCCAACAGTCACACCTAATAATGATACACTTTGGAGAACTTGGATTCCTGATCAAAGGTTTTTAGTACAGCCAAACGCTGCCACGAATGCCTCAAACATTGCAGCTGTTAAGTATGTTAAAGGCGGAGCAACACAGGATACAGCTCCACCGACTGTCTATGGTACTGCCACGGAGATGAACTCAGCGAATAATCCTAACAGCAATTTCAATGTGAGCTGGGAGTTCGATGTGGATGTAGGATTTGAGTACCTTGTCCGTTTTCACTTTTGTGATATAGTGAGTGCTAGTCTTAACGAGCTCTACTTCAATGTTTACATTGACCCCTGGATTGTTGTTCGGGAACTTGATCTGAGTACTTATGTGAACGAATTGGCTGCTGCATATTATATGGATTATGTTACGGTGACAGCTGTTAGCAATAAGCTTCGTATAAGTATTGGTCCATATACTATAAAAGGTACTTACCCCAATGCCATCTTAAATGGGCTGGAGATCATGAAACTGAACAATTCTAAGGGCAGTCTCAGTGCGGCAGATGCTGTGATTAATTCAAGTTCAAAGAAAAATGTAGGTGTGATGGTGGGTACAATAATTGGGGCCTTCATTGCCTTAGTGTTGGCTGGAATTCTCTTTATGTTGTTCAGAAAGAGAAGAAGACTAGCTCGTCAAAGACTTTCTAAGACATGGATTCCAATATCCACAAATGGAGGAAATTCTCAATCCATGGTAAGCAAATATTCTAATGGAACAACTCTTAGTGCCATCTCTAACATTGGCTATCGCATTCCTTTTGCGGCAGTTCAAGAGGCCACAAACAATTTTGATGAGAGTTGGGTCATTGGgattggtggattcgggaaAGTGTACAAGGGAGTTTTAAGTGATGGTACAAAAGTGGCTGTAAAGAGGGGGAATCCTCGATCCCAACAGGGACTTGCTGAGTTTCAAACTGAAATCGAGATGCTGTCTCAGTTCCGCCATCGCCATCTTGTTTCACTGATTGGATATTGTGATGAAAAGAATGAGATGATCTTGATATATGAATATATGGAGAATGGGACCCTCAAAAGTCATCTTTACGGCTCAGGTCTTCCAAGCATGAGTTGGAAGGAGAGGCTTGAGATATGCATTGGATCAGCTAGAGGACTTCATTACCTTCACACAGGGTATGCAAAAGCAGTTATTCATCGTGACGTAAAGTCTGCTAACATATTGCTTGACGAGAATCTCATGGCCAAGGTAGCTGATTTTGGGCTCTCGAAGACAGGGCCTGAAATTGATCAGACTCATGTGAGTACAGCAGTGAAAGGAAGTTTTGGGTATCTTGATCCTGAATATTTCAGGCGGCAACAACTGACGGAGAAGTCAGACGTGTATTCATTTGGTGTGGTTTTGTTTGAAGTTCTTTGCGCAAGACCTGTTATTGATCCATCCCTTCCAAGAGAAATGGTGAACTTAGCTGAATGGGCAATGAAATGGCAGAAGAGAGGGCAGTTGGACCAAATAATAGATTCCAGTCTTGTGGGAAAAATTAGACCAGATTCTCTGAGGAAGTTTGGAGAGACTGCTGAGAAATGCTTGGCCGACTTTGGTGTTGACAGGCCCTCTATGGGAGATGTCTTATGGAATCTCGAATATGCTCTTCAACTTCAAGAAGCAGTTATTGATGGTGATCCTGAAGAAAACAGTACTAATTTGATTGGTGAACTCTCCCCGCAAGTGAACAATTTCGGTGACAGCAATACTAGTATTTCTGCTACACAGTTTGAAGTGTCAGCCGTGGATGATCTCTCCGGTGTTTCCATGAGTAAGGTGTTCTCACAGCTGGTGAAGTCTGAGGGTAGGTGA